One genomic window of Paraburkholderia acidiphila includes the following:
- a CDS encoding ABC transporter substrate-binding protein — MPLVASAAALVAGLAASLAAQADETAICYNCPPEWADWASQIQAIQKETGIRVPFDNKNSGQSIAQLMAEQKSPVADVVYLGVSSAFQAKDKGVITPYKPAHWNDIPADLKDPQGYWFAIHSGTLGFFVNKDALEGKPVPRSWADLLKPEYKGMVGYLDPSSAFVGYAGAVAVNLALGGTLENFQPAFEWFGKLKANQPIVPKQTAYARVLSGEIPILLDYDFDAYRAKYKDHANVEFVIPKEGTISVPYVMSLVKNGPHEANGKKVLDFVLSDEGQKLWANAYLRPVRASALSPEAASKFLPASDYARAKPVDFAKMAAQQQAFGERYLQIMH; from the coding sequence CTGCCGCTCGTCGCAAGCGCCGCAGCCCTCGTCGCCGGACTTGCCGCCTCGCTCGCGGCGCAGGCCGACGAAACCGCGATCTGCTACAACTGCCCGCCCGAATGGGCCGACTGGGCAAGCCAGATCCAGGCGATCCAGAAAGAGACCGGCATTCGCGTGCCGTTCGACAACAAGAACTCCGGCCAATCCATCGCACAACTGATGGCCGAGCAGAAGAGCCCGGTCGCCGATGTCGTCTACCTTGGCGTGTCGTCGGCATTTCAGGCGAAGGACAAGGGCGTGATCACGCCGTACAAGCCTGCGCACTGGAACGACATTCCTGCCGACCTGAAGGACCCGCAAGGCTACTGGTTCGCCATCCACTCGGGCACGCTCGGCTTCTTCGTCAACAAGGACGCGCTTGAAGGCAAGCCGGTGCCGCGCTCGTGGGCCGATCTCCTCAAGCCCGAATACAAGGGCATGGTCGGCTACCTCGATCCGTCGAGCGCCTTTGTGGGCTATGCGGGCGCGGTGGCCGTGAATCTCGCGTTGGGCGGCACGCTCGAGAACTTCCAGCCCGCTTTCGAATGGTTCGGCAAGCTCAAGGCCAACCAGCCGATCGTGCCGAAGCAGACCGCGTACGCGCGCGTGCTCTCCGGTGAAATCCCCATCCTGCTCGACTACGACTTCGACGCCTACCGCGCCAAATACAAGGACCACGCGAACGTCGAATTCGTGATCCCGAAGGAAGGCACGATTTCGGTGCCCTACGTGATGAGCCTCGTGAAAAACGGGCCGCACGAAGCAAACGGCAAGAAGGTGCTCGACTTCGTGCTCTCCGACGAAGGCCAGAAGCTCTGGGCCAATGCCTACTTGCGCCCGGTGCGCGCGAGTGCGCTCTCGCCGGAAGCGGCTTCGAAGTTCCTGCCCGCGAGCGACTACGCGCGCGCAAAGCCAGTGGACTTCGCGAAGATGGCGGCGCAGCAGCAAGCCTTCGGCGAGCGCTATCTGCAGATCATGCACTGA
- a CDS encoding LacI family DNA-binding transcriptional regulator: MTPTIKDVAAHAGFSIATVSRAINAPHTVNPITLARVREAIDALKFRPNPLGRQLRGERTRLIGVVLPTLANPVFAECLQGIDELASAQGFRLMLMTTQYDADRERHAIETLRAQRVEGLILTVADADTHPLLDELDADGPLYVLMHNDTKRRPSVSVDNHQAACDGVRMLIAHGHRRILMLAGTLAASDRARQRHAGYALAMRQAGLTPAPALEIDFNAQELAPSVLAHLTSGPARPTALFCSNDLLAMVVMRGLRRARLRVPQDMSILGFDGLAMSELLAPPLASIGTPNGDIGREAWQCLMARIGGQYAGPLATTLPHTLRAGGTIAAIAHAPLGARGSAMNRDLELGGAVS; encoded by the coding sequence ATGACGCCAACCATCAAGGATGTCGCCGCACACGCCGGATTCTCGATCGCCACCGTCTCGCGCGCGATCAATGCGCCTCATACCGTCAATCCCATCACGCTTGCGCGGGTGCGCGAAGCCATCGACGCGCTGAAGTTCCGTCCGAACCCGCTTGGCCGCCAGTTGCGCGGCGAGCGCACGCGGCTCATCGGCGTGGTGCTGCCCACGCTCGCCAATCCGGTGTTCGCCGAATGCCTGCAGGGCATCGACGAACTTGCCTCCGCGCAAGGCTTTCGGCTCATGCTGATGACCACGCAGTACGACGCCGACCGCGAGCGCCATGCAATCGAGACGTTGCGCGCGCAACGGGTTGAGGGCCTGATCCTGACCGTCGCCGACGCCGACACGCACCCGCTGCTCGACGAACTCGACGCGGACGGCCCGCTCTACGTGCTGATGCACAACGACACGAAGCGCCGCCCTTCAGTCTCGGTGGACAACCACCAGGCCGCATGCGACGGCGTGCGCATGCTCATCGCGCACGGCCACCGCCGCATCCTCATGCTGGCCGGCACCTTGGCCGCCTCCGACCGCGCGCGTCAGCGTCATGCCGGCTACGCCCTCGCGATGCGGCAGGCTGGTCTCACGCCCGCGCCGGCCCTTGAAATCGATTTCAACGCGCAAGAACTCGCGCCTTCGGTGCTCGCGCATCTCACTAGCGGGCCCGCGCGCCCCACGGCCCTCTTCTGCAGCAATGACCTGCTGGCCATGGTCGTGATGCGCGGGCTGCGCCGCGCGCGCCTGCGCGTGCCGCAGGACATGTCGATTCTCGGCTTCGACGGCCTCGCAATGAGCGAGCTGCTCGCGCCGCCGCTCGCGAGCATCGGCACGCCGAACGGCGACATCGGCCGCGAGGCGTGGCAATGCCTGATGGCGCGCATCGGCGGCCAGTACGCCGGGCCGCTCGCCACTACGCTGCCGCACACCTTGCGCGCGGGCGGCACCATCGCGGCGATCGCCCACGCGCCGCTCGGCGCGCGCGGGAGTGCGATGAATCGCGATCTCGAACTCGGCGGCGCGGTTTCGTGA
- a CDS encoding class I SAM-dependent methyltransferase, with amino-acid sequence MPHPPNAVHHSAKQGYTPAAADHYVRGRPDYPPEINAWLRDTLSLGPGATVVDLGAGTGKFTRRLLETGAHVIAVEPVAAMRAKLAAALPEVDTRAGSAESLPLGDASIDAIVCAQAFHWFANPASLAEMLRVLKPGGRLGLIWNLRDASVEWVARLDAIVNRAEGDTPRYYTGQWRNAFPFAGFGPLHEQRFVQGHTGSPEDVIVARVKSTSFIAALPPEEQARIEAELRALINSVPELREQAVVTVPYRTAAFHCVKQP; translated from the coding sequence ATGCCTCACCCGCCCAACGCCGTACACCACTCGGCTAAACAGGGCTACACGCCCGCCGCAGCGGACCACTACGTGCGCGGCCGCCCCGATTACCCGCCCGAAATCAACGCCTGGTTGCGTGACACGCTCAGCCTCGGCCCCGGCGCGACCGTCGTCGACCTCGGCGCCGGCACCGGCAAATTCACGCGGCGCCTGCTGGAAACCGGCGCGCACGTGATCGCCGTCGAGCCCGTCGCCGCCATGCGTGCGAAGCTTGCCGCCGCGCTACCCGAAGTCGATACCCGCGCGGGCAGCGCAGAGTCGCTCCCTCTCGGCGACGCCAGCATCGACGCGATCGTCTGCGCGCAGGCTTTTCACTGGTTCGCCAACCCGGCCTCGCTCGCCGAAATGCTGCGCGTGCTCAAACCCGGTGGCCGCCTCGGCCTGATCTGGAACCTGCGCGACGCGAGCGTCGAGTGGGTCGCGCGGCTCGATGCCATCGTCAACCGCGCCGAAGGCGACACGCCGCGCTACTACACGGGCCAATGGCGCAACGCCTTCCCGTTTGCCGGATTCGGGCCACTGCACGAGCAGCGTTTCGTCCAGGGCCACACCGGTTCGCCGGAGGACGTCATCGTCGCGCGCGTGAAATCCACGAGTTTCATTGCGGCGTTGCCGCCTGAAGAGCAGGCTCGCATCGAAGCCGAACTGCGCGCACTCATCAATTCGGTGCCCGAGTTGCGCGAGCAAGCCGTCGTGACAGTGCCTTACAGAACGGCAGCGTTTCACTGCGTGAAGCAACCCTGA
- a CDS encoding glutathione S-transferase family protein, translated as MQLIGMMDSPYVRRVAISLHVLGLPFEHRSISVFRQYDEFAQINPVVKAPTFIDDDGTQLIDSTLILDYLDRKVPAAQRLMPEETQERTFALRVNGFALAAMEKTIQQVYERELRPAERQHEPWFERVNAQMHAAWAVLDQLVAGRDGWLCAGRITQADITAAVAWRFNQYILPGCADPARYPAIAALSARAETLPEFVATPLD; from the coding sequence ATGCAGTTGATCGGCATGATGGACTCCCCCTATGTGCGCCGCGTGGCGATTTCGCTTCATGTGCTCGGCCTGCCGTTCGAACACCGCAGCATTTCGGTTTTTCGGCAGTACGACGAATTTGCCCAGATCAATCCCGTCGTGAAGGCCCCTACCTTCATCGACGACGACGGCACGCAGCTGATCGACTCGACGCTGATCCTCGACTACCTGGACCGCAAGGTGCCCGCCGCGCAGCGGCTCATGCCGGAGGAGACGCAGGAGCGGACTTTCGCCCTGCGCGTGAACGGTTTCGCGCTCGCGGCCATGGAAAAGACGATACAGCAGGTATATGAGCGCGAATTGCGCCCGGCCGAGCGCCAGCACGAGCCGTGGTTCGAGCGCGTGAACGCCCAGATGCACGCAGCCTGGGCCGTGCTCGACCAGCTCGTTGCGGGCCGCGACGGCTGGCTGTGCGCCGGCCGTATCACGCAAGCCGACATCACGGCGGCCGTTGCGTGGCGTTTCAATCAGTACATCCTGCCTGGCTGCGCTGATCCTGCCCGATATCCGGCGATTGCGGCGCTTTCCGCGCGTGCCGAGACGCTGCCTGAATTCGTCGCCACCCCCCTCGACTGA
- a CDS encoding FAD-containing oxidoreductase codes for MAQRFDAIVIGTGQSGPPLAVRLAKSGRKTAVIERASFGGTCVNVGCTPTKAYVACARAAHVARHAADFGVHIGDDAQPGDVRVDLAFVKARKDRIIAASRDGVESWLRHTPNATVFTGHARFTGAHAVRVAAHDGTQIDLEAPEIFINTGTRAQIPAIPGLETIRYETNSTLLALERLPTHLAICGGSYVALEFAQMFRRFGSRVTVLVRGQRVLAREDDDFSRAVQDVLAREGVEFRFGAEPRSVAPLEGETGVRIALDRGPLDVSHLLFATGRLPNTDDLGLDAAGIERDAHGLIAVDGQLRTRVQGIWALGDVNGRGAFTHTSYDDFQIVAANLLDGKSRSADTRIPAYAVYVDPPLARVGMSEREVRERGKPALIATMPMSRVGRARERGETDGFMKALVDPQTQRILGAAIFGIEGDEAIHTFIDTMTADAPYTTLQYAMHVHPTVSELVPTLLDGLKPLK; via the coding sequence ATGGCACAACGTTTCGATGCGATCGTGATCGGCACGGGGCAGAGCGGGCCGCCGCTCGCGGTGCGGCTTGCGAAGAGCGGCCGCAAGACGGCGGTGATCGAGCGCGCGTCGTTTGGCGGGACCTGTGTGAACGTCGGCTGCACGCCGACCAAGGCGTATGTCGCCTGCGCGCGTGCCGCGCACGTGGCGCGTCATGCGGCGGACTTCGGCGTGCATATTGGCGATGACGCGCAGCCAGGCGACGTTCGCGTCGATCTCGCGTTCGTGAAGGCGCGCAAGGATCGCATCATCGCGGCGTCGCGCGATGGTGTCGAGAGCTGGCTGCGCCATACGCCGAACGCCACCGTATTCACGGGGCACGCGCGCTTCACGGGCGCGCATGCGGTGCGCGTCGCGGCGCACGACGGTACGCAGATCGATCTCGAAGCGCCCGAGATTTTCATCAACACGGGCACGCGCGCGCAGATTCCCGCCATTCCCGGCCTGGAAACGATCCGCTACGAAACCAATTCGACGCTGCTCGCGCTGGAGCGATTGCCCACCCATCTGGCGATCTGCGGCGGCAGCTACGTGGCGCTCGAATTCGCGCAGATGTTTCGCCGCTTCGGCAGCCGCGTGACGGTGCTCGTGCGCGGCCAACGCGTGCTCGCGCGCGAGGACGACGATTTTTCGCGCGCCGTACAGGACGTGCTCGCACGAGAGGGTGTGGAATTTCGCTTCGGCGCAGAACCGCGCAGCGTCGCGCCGCTGGAAGGCGAGACGGGCGTGCGCATCGCGCTCGACAGGGGACCGCTCGACGTTTCGCATCTGCTCTTCGCAACGGGGCGCTTGCCGAACACCGACGATCTGGGGCTCGACGCCGCGGGCATCGAGCGCGACGCTCACGGGCTCATCGCTGTCGATGGTCAATTGCGCACGCGCGTTCAGGGCATCTGGGCGCTGGGCGATGTGAACGGCCGTGGCGCGTTCACGCACACGTCATACGACGATTTTCAGATCGTTGCGGCGAATCTGCTGGACGGCAAATCGCGCAGCGCCGACACACGCATTCCCGCTTACGCCGTGTACGTCGATCCGCCGCTCGCGCGCGTGGGCATGAGCGAGCGCGAAGTGCGCGAGCGCGGCAAACCCGCGCTCATCGCCACGATGCCGATGTCGCGCGTGGGCCGCGCGCGCGAGCGCGGCGAGACGGACGGTTTCATGAAGGCGCTGGTGGACCCCCAGACGCAACGCATTCTCGGCGCGGCGATATTCGGCATCGAGGGCGACGAGGCGATTCACACGTTCATCGACACGATGACGGCCGACGCGCCCTACACGACGCTGCAGTACGCGATGCACGTGCACCCGACCGTGAGCGAACTGGTGCCCACGTTGCTCGATGGGCTGAAGCCACTCAAATGA
- a CDS encoding cupin domain-containing protein, protein MNEPDTAAFGNLFAGLYHDASEERFDTLVSRDGVLIERIVSTGQASPSGFWYDDAREEWVTLLAGAATLEFENTAQPPRRLLPGDYMHIPAHCRHRVSWTDPTVPSVWLAVYIGAA, encoded by the coding sequence ATGAACGAACCGGACACCGCCGCATTCGGCAATCTCTTCGCCGGCCTCTATCATGACGCCAGCGAAGAGCGCTTCGACACGCTCGTTTCGCGTGACGGGGTGTTGATCGAGCGCATCGTCTCCACGGGCCAGGCGAGCCCGTCGGGCTTTTGGTACGACGACGCGCGCGAGGAGTGGGTGACGCTGCTGGCCGGCGCGGCGACGCTGGAATTCGAGAATACGGCGCAGCCGCCGCGGCGGCTGCTGCCCGGCGACTACATGCACATTCCGGCGCACTGCCGTCATCGCGTGTCGTGGACCGATCCGACTGTGCCGAGCGTGTGGCTCGCGGTGTATATCGGCGCAGCGTGA
- a CDS encoding metallophosphoesterase family protein: protein MSAKYPLRVALVSDTHNLVRPELLAFIEGADAIVHAGDICDQPVLDTLGAVAPLTVVRGNNDHGAWAEALPVQTIVAFGGVRLAVVHELPDLRGDPAAGGIAVVVSGHSHKPALETREGVLYVNPGSAGPRRFKLPISAAMLTIGKDGALHVEHVNLVE from the coding sequence ATGTCCGCGAAATACCCATTGCGCGTCGCCTTGGTTTCCGACACGCACAATCTCGTGCGTCCCGAGTTGCTCGCCTTCATCGAGGGCGCGGACGCCATCGTGCACGCGGGCGACATCTGCGATCAGCCCGTGCTCGACACGCTCGGAGCCGTCGCGCCGCTCACCGTCGTGCGCGGCAACAACGATCATGGCGCGTGGGCCGAGGCGTTGCCCGTGCAGACCATCGTTGCGTTCGGCGGAGTGCGTCTCGCGGTGGTCCACGAACTGCCCGACCTGCGGGGCGATCCCGCGGCCGGGGGCATCGCCGTGGTCGTGAGCGGACATTCGCACAAGCCCGCGCTCGAAACGCGCGAGGGCGTGCTGTACGTGAATCCCGGCAGCGCGGGGCCGCGTCGCTTCAAGCTGCCCATCTCGGCGGCGATGCTGACGATCGGGAAGGACGGCGCGCTGCACGTCGAACACGTCAATCTCGTCGAATAG
- the proP gene encoding glycine betaine/L-proline transporter ProP: MTASTSGSSAQTDLTLDDITIVDKSLLKRAVGAMALGNAMEWFDFGVYSYIAVTLGQVFFPSSSPSAQLIATFGTFAAAFLVRPIGGMVFGPLGDRIGRQRVLAMTMIMMACGTFAIGLIPSYHSIGIAAPALLLVARLVQGFSTGGEYGGAATFIAEFATDKRRGFMGSFLEFGTLIGYVFGAGTVAVLTAMLSHQQLLDWGWRVPFMIAGPLGLVGLYIRTKLEETPAFKREAELREAEEHARPKLTLHSLLTQHLRPFLLCVGLVLIFNVTDYMALSYLPSYLSATLHFNETHGLFLVLIVMVLMMPMTLAFGRLSDAVGRKPVMLAGCVGLILLSIPSLTLIQTGALVPVFFGLLILGALLSCFTGVMPSALPALFPTAIRYGALAIGFNVSVSLFGGTTPLVAAWLVEHTQNLMMPAYYLMGAAVIGIISVLALHETARRPLPGSAPSVSTKAEAHAVLRGVRLARELDEEYAVANAVRA, encoded by the coding sequence TTGACCGCTTCCACTTCCGGCTCGTCGGCCCAGACCGACCTGACGCTCGACGACATCACGATCGTCGACAAAAGCCTCCTCAAACGCGCCGTCGGCGCCATGGCGCTCGGCAACGCCATGGAATGGTTCGACTTCGGCGTGTACAGCTACATCGCCGTCACGCTCGGCCAGGTGTTCTTCCCGTCGAGCAGCCCCTCGGCGCAGCTCATCGCCACCTTCGGCACGTTTGCGGCCGCGTTCCTCGTGCGCCCGATCGGCGGCATGGTGTTCGGCCCGCTCGGCGACCGCATCGGCCGCCAGCGCGTGCTCGCGATGACGATGATCATGATGGCCTGCGGCACCTTCGCCATCGGTCTGATTCCCTCGTACCACTCGATCGGCATTGCCGCGCCCGCGCTGCTGCTGGTGGCGCGCCTCGTGCAGGGCTTCTCGACCGGCGGCGAATACGGCGGCGCTGCGACCTTCATCGCCGAATTCGCCACCGACAAGCGCCGTGGCTTCATGGGGAGCTTCCTCGAATTCGGCACGCTGATCGGCTATGTGTTCGGCGCGGGCACGGTGGCCGTGCTGACCGCCATGCTCTCGCACCAGCAGCTGCTCGACTGGGGCTGGCGCGTGCCTTTCATGATCGCGGGTCCGCTCGGCCTCGTGGGTCTCTACATCCGTACGAAGCTCGAAGAAACGCCCGCATTCAAGCGCGAAGCGGAACTGCGCGAAGCCGAAGAGCACGCGCGCCCGAAGCTCACGCTGCACTCGCTGCTCACGCAGCATCTGCGCCCCTTCCTGCTGTGCGTGGGTCTCGTGCTGATCTTCAACGTGACCGACTACATGGCGCTGTCGTATCTGCCGAGCTATCTGTCCGCGACGCTGCACTTCAACGAAACGCACGGCCTCTTCCTCGTGCTGATCGTGATGGTGCTCATGATGCCGATGACGCTCGCGTTCGGCCGTCTCTCCGACGCCGTGGGCCGCAAGCCGGTGATGCTCGCGGGCTGCGTGGGCCTGATCCTGCTATCGATCCCGTCGCTCACGCTGATCCAGACGGGCGCGCTCGTGCCGGTGTTTTTCGGTCTCCTGATTCTCGGCGCGCTGCTCTCGTGCTTCACGGGCGTGATGCCCTCGGCGCTGCCGGCACTGTTCCCGACCGCGATCCGTTACGGCGCGCTCGCCATCGGTTTCAACGTGTCGGTGTCGCTGTTCGGCGGTACGACGCCGCTCGTGGCGGCATGGCTCGTCGAGCACACGCAGAACCTCATGATGCCCGCGTACTACCTGATGGGCGCGGCGGTGATCGGCATCATCTCGGTGCTGGCGCTGCATGAAACGGCGCGCCGACCGCTGCCGGGCTCGGCGCCGAGCGTGAGCACCAAGGCGGAAGCGCATGCGGTGCTGCGCGGCGTGCGTCTCGCGCGCGAACTCGACGAAGAGTACGCCGTCGCCAACGCCGTGCGCGCCTGA
- a CDS encoding oxidative damage protection protein: MARMIQCAKLGKEAEGLDFPPLPGELGKRIYESVSKEAWQQWLKQQTMLINENRLNMADPRARQYLMKQTEKFFFGEGADQASGYVPPTEG, from the coding sequence ATGGCCCGTATGATCCAATGCGCGAAGCTCGGCAAGGAAGCCGAGGGACTCGACTTTCCCCCGCTGCCGGGCGAACTCGGCAAGCGCATCTACGAAAGCGTTTCGAAGGAGGCGTGGCAGCAGTGGCTCAAGCAGCAGACCATGCTGATCAACGAAAACCGCCTGAATATGGCCGATCCGCGTGCGCGTCAGTACCTGATGAAGCAGACGGAGAAATTCTTCTTCGGCGAAGGCGCCGACCAGGCGTCGGGCTACGTGCCGCCCACGGAAGGCTAA
- the argA gene encoding amino-acid N-acetyltransferase, with the protein MNSQTDLVPATASAPASAAAADSDTQLMAQHAQFVDWMRSVAPYIHAFQGKTFVVGFGGEVVHQNLLNALVADIALLQAMGIQIVLVHGSRPQVEEQMSLHGVESEFSHGMRITNARALESAKEAAGEVRLDIEAAISQGLPNTPMAHAHISVVSGNFVTARPVGILDGVDFQHTGVVRKIDADSIRHSLASRKLVLLSPLGFSPTGEAFNLSMEDVASAAAIALRADKIIFLTETQGLIDEEGELIREMSLDDAYKLQEGGTVLGDAGFYLKHSIRACRGGVGRAHIIPYVLDGGLLLELFLHDGVGTMISYENLESLREATPDDVGGILTLIEPLETDGTLVRRGRHQIERDIDHFSVIEHDGVLFGCAALYAYSQERIGEMACLTVSPEAQGSGDGERLLRRIEQRARARGLTRIFVLTTRTEHWFLKRGFVKATVDDLPEDRRRLYNWQRKSLVLMKQL; encoded by the coding sequence ATGAATTCCCAAACCGACCTCGTCCCCGCCACCGCCAGCGCGCCGGCCTCCGCCGCCGCCGCGGATTCCGACACGCAGCTCATGGCGCAGCACGCGCAATTCGTGGATTGGATGCGATCGGTCGCACCCTACATCCACGCGTTCCAGGGCAAGACATTCGTCGTCGGTTTCGGCGGCGAGGTCGTGCACCAGAACCTGCTCAACGCGCTCGTTGCCGACATCGCGCTCTTGCAGGCCATGGGCATCCAGATCGTGCTCGTGCACGGTTCGCGCCCGCAGGTCGAAGAGCAGATGAGCCTGCACGGCGTCGAGTCCGAGTTCTCGCACGGCATGCGCATCACCAATGCCCGCGCGCTGGAATCGGCGAAAGAAGCGGCCGGTGAAGTGCGTCTCGACATCGAAGCCGCGATTAGCCAGGGTCTGCCGAATACGCCCATGGCGCACGCGCACATCAGCGTGGTGTCGGGCAACTTCGTGACGGCGCGTCCGGTCGGCATTCTCGACGGCGTGGACTTCCAGCACACGGGCGTCGTGCGCAAGATCGACGCCGATTCGATCCGCCACTCGCTCGCGAGCCGCAAGCTCGTGCTGCTCTCGCCGCTCGGCTTTTCGCCCACGGGCGAGGCGTTCAATCTCTCGATGGAAGACGTCGCCTCCGCGGCGGCCATCGCGTTGCGCGCCGACAAGATCATTTTCCTCACGGAAACGCAGGGCCTGATCGACGAGGAAGGCGAGCTGATCCGCGAAATGTCCCTCGACGACGCCTACAAGCTGCAAGAAGGCGGCACCGTGCTCGGCGACGCGGGCTTCTATCTGAAGCACTCCATTCGCGCCTGCCGCGGCGGCGTGGGCCGCGCGCATATCATTCCCTACGTGCTCGACGGCGGCTTGCTGCTCGAACTGTTCCTGCACGACGGCGTGGGCACCATGATCTCGTACGAGAACCTGGAAAGCCTGCGCGAAGCGACGCCCGACGACGTCGGCGGCATCCTTACGTTGATCGAGCCGCTTGAAACCGACGGCACGCTCGTGCGTCGTGGGCGTCACCAGATCGAGCGCGATATCGATCACTTCTCGGTGATCGAGCACGACGGCGTGCTCTTTGGCTGCGCCGCGCTTTACGCGTATTCGCAGGAGCGCATTGGCGAGATGGCGTGCCTCACGGTCTCGCCCGAAGCCCAGGGCTCCGGCGACGGCGAACGGCTTCTGCGCCGTATCGAGCAACGCGCGCGCGCACGCGGCCTCACACGCATTTTCGTGCTCACTACGCGTACCGAACACTGGTTCCTGAAGCGCGGCTTCGTCAAGGCCACGGTGGACGACCTGCCCGAAGACCGCCGCCGCCTCTATAACTGGCAGCGCAAATCGCTCGTGCTGATGAAACAGCTCTGA